In Dehalococcoidia bacterium, a genomic segment contains:
- the sufB gene encoding Fe-S cluster assembly protein SufB has translation MPAQRVISRREGLADSEYKWGFVTDVDADVAPKGLNEDIVRLISAKKGEPDWMLEWRLRAYRHWTKLNYEEPTWAMIHHPPVDFQDIIYYSAPVSKNSGPKSLDEVDPEMLKAFGKLGIPLEEQKKIAGVAVDAVFDSVSVATTYKKTLEKHGVVFCSFSEAVRNHPDLVRKYLGSVVPYSDNFYAALNSAVFSDGSFVYIPKDVRCPLELMTYFRINQADSGQFERTLIVADEGGYVSYLEGCTAPIRKKNQLHAAVVELVALDNAQIKYSTLQNWYPGDKEGKGGVYNFVTKRGKAQGRNSKISWTQVETGSAITWKYPSVILQGDNSVGEFYSVALVNNYQQADTGTKMTHLGKNTKSTIIAKGISAGHGQNTYRGLVKIMPSAENARNFTQCESLLIKDNCGAHTVPYIEVRNPTARVEHEAFTSKVNEEQLFYCQQRGMSPEDAHYMIINGFCKDVFKELPMEFAVEAQKLLGVSLESGVG, from the coding sequence ATGCCAGCACAACGAGTCATATCCCGGCGAGAAGGGCTTGCCGACTCCGAATACAAGTGGGGCTTCGTCACCGACGTTGACGCCGACGTCGCCCCCAAGGGCCTGAACGAGGACATCGTCCGTCTTATCTCGGCGAAGAAGGGCGAGCCTGACTGGATGCTGGAGTGGCGGCTCCGCGCCTACCGCCACTGGACCAAGCTGAATTACGAAGAGCCGACGTGGGCCATGATTCATCATCCCCCCGTTGACTTCCAGGATATCATCTACTATTCCGCTCCCGTCTCCAAGAACAGCGGCCCCAAAAGCCTGGATGAAGTGGACCCGGAGATGCTGAAAGCGTTCGGCAAGCTGGGCATTCCGCTTGAGGAGCAAAAGAAGATCGCCGGTGTGGCCGTGGACGCGGTCTTCGACAGCGTCTCCGTCGCGACCACGTACAAGAAGACACTGGAGAAGCACGGGGTCGTCTTCTGTTCCTTCAGCGAGGCCGTCAGGAACCACCCGGACCTGGTGCGGAAGTACCTCGGCTCCGTGGTCCCCTACTCGGACAACTTCTACGCCGCCCTCAACTCGGCGGTGTTTAGCGACGGCTCCTTTGTCTACATCCCCAAGGACGTGCGCTGCCCGCTGGAGCTGATGACCTACTTCCGCATCAATCAGGCGGACTCCGGGCAGTTCGAGCGGACGCTCATCGTCGCCGACGAGGGCGGCTACGTCAGCTACCTGGAGGGTTGCACCGCGCCCATCCGCAAGAAGAACCAGTTGCACGCCGCGGTGGTGGAGCTTGTCGCGCTGGACAACGCCCAGATCAAGTACTCCACGCTCCAGAACTGGTATCCGGGCGACAAGGAAGGCAAGGGCGGCGTCTACAACTTCGTCACCAAGCGCGGGAAAGCCCAGGGCAGAAACTCCAAGATCTCCTGGACGCAGGTGGAGACGGGCTCCGCCATCACGTGGAAGTATCCCAGCGTCATCCTGCAGGGCGACAACTCGGTCGGCGAGTTCTACTCCGTGGCGCTGGTGAACAACTATCAGCAGGCGGACACGGGCACCAAGATGACCCACCTAGGGAAGAACACCAAGAGCACGATCATCGCCAAAGGCATCTCCGCCGGACACGGGCAGAATACGTACCGCGGGCTGGTCAAGATCATGCCCTCGGCGGAGAACGCACGGAACTTCACCCAGTGCGAGTCCCTGCTCATCAAGGACAACTGCGGCGCCCACACCGTGCCCTACATCGAGGTGCGCAACCCGACGGCCCGGGTGGAGCATGAGGCCTTCACATCCAAGGTCAACGAGGAGCAGCTCTTCTACTGCCAGCAGCGGGGCATGTCCCCGGAGGACGCGCACTACATGATTATCAACGGCTTCTGCAAGGACGTCTTCAAAGAGCTGCCGATGGAGTTCGCCGTGGAGGCCCAGAAGCTCCTCGGCGTCTCGCTCGAGAGCGGCGTGGGCTAA